Proteins encoded within one genomic window of Brassica rapa cultivar Chiifu-401-42 chromosome A09, CAAS_Brap_v3.01, whole genome shotgun sequence:
- the LOC103839596 gene encoding putative cysteine-rich receptor-like protein kinase 39 isoform X2 has translation MGSFPALMIILTSSILLVVEVVNGAGCYGSSNSNSIYAENRRSVFFTLADNVVNHGGFYSGLLGQYPNRVYVLGLCARDYKPTACSNCVESLVQDTATSCPDITDSFVWGSDDEDSVSCLVRSSNQAFGKLELEPSVTEIRPEIRPSINITLFMQQWEYTVNKILETATKADTSSVHKYYSTVQAEFTEFPNVSMLMQCTPDINSQDCKKCLEDCLTYFREQFRGRRGGMVSVPSCFFRWDLFPFLNAFANVIKVPALPRPQAQEKECSIPDKKGRGMHRGIITITVVLTFINVLVFIGFYKVNARRIQINKGINGCSAEYSDSDGQFMLRLDLGTILMATVDFSPENKLGQGGFGTVYKGKLLNGKEIAAKRLSRGSEGDIEFKNEVSLLTRLQHKNLVKILGFCNEGDEEILVYEFVPNSSLDRFIFDEEKRQFLTWEVRFKIIEGIARGLVYLHEDSQLKIIHRDLKASNILLDAEMNPKVADFGTARLFDTDETRAETKRIAGTRGYMAPEYLNYGQISAKSDVYSFGVVLLEMISGRRNNSFVGEGIAAFAWKRWVEGRPEIMIDPLLVEKPCNEIIKFIQTGLLCVQQNPTKRPTMSTVIVWLGSENITIPLPTAPAFTSIHSIYEDGTQCQ, from the exons ATGGGGAGTTTCCCTGCTTTGATGATCATCCTCACTTCTTCTATTCTCTTGGTCGTCGAAGTTGTTAATGGCGCCGGATGTTACGGAAGCTCCAACAGCAACAGCATCTACGCTGAGAATCGCCGCAGTGTCTTCTTTACTCTTGCTGATAACGTCGTCAATCACGGCGGATTCTACAGCGGTTTATTGGGCCAATATCCCAACAGGGTTTACGTTCTTGGCCTCTGCGCAAGAGACTACAAGCCAACAGCTTGTTCTAATTGTGTTGAAAGCTTGGTTCAGGACACAGCAACAAGTTGTCCAGACATCACGGATTCATTTGTTTGGGGCAGTGACGATGAAGACAGTGTTTCTTGTCTTGTACGTTCCTCAAACCAGGCTTTTGGGAAACTCGAGCTTGAACCTTCTGTTACAGAGATACGTCCAGAAATCAGGCCATCTATAAACATAACCCTTTTCATGCAACAGTGGGAATACACGGTTAACAAGATCCTCGAGACTGCCACAAAAGCTGATACTTCCTCCGTACATAAGTACTATAGTACCGTACAGGCCGAGTTCACTGAGTTTCCCAATGTTTCCATGCTGATGCAATGCACACCTGACATAAATTCCCAAGACTGCAAGAAATGTTTGGAAGATTGCTTGACGTACTTTAGAGAACAGTTTCGGGGAAGACGAGGAGGCATGGTTAGTGTTCCAAGCTGTTTTTTCAGGTGGGATCTATTTCCTTTCCTTAATGCTTTTGCTAATGTTATAAAAGTTCCTGCACTTCCTCGACCTCAGGCTCAGGAAAAGGAGTGCTCTATACCAGATAAGAAAG GAAGAGGAATGCATAGGGGAATTATCACGATAACTGTGGTTCTTACTTTCATTAATGTTTTGGTATTTATTGGTTTCTACAAAGTCAATGCTCGAAGGATACAAATAAACAAGGGAATCAATG GTTGTAGTGCAGAATACTCTGACTCGGATGGTCAATTTATGTTACGGCTTGATCTTGGTACGATATTAATGGCAACCGTTGACTTTTCGCCTGAAAATAAGCTTGGCCAAGGTGGATTTGGTACGGTCTATAAG GGGAAACTACTTAACGGGAAAGAGATAGCAGCGAAGAGATTATCCAGAGGTTCAGAAGGAGATATAGAGTTTAAGAATGAAGTTTCACTCTTGACAAGACTCCAGCATAAGAATCTGGTTAAGATTCTTGGTTTCTGTAAtgaaggagatgaagagattCTTGTCTACGAGTTTGTCCCTAACTCAAGTCTTGACCGTTTTATCTTCG ATGAAGAGAAGCGTCAGTTTCTTACATGGGAAGTGAGGTTCAAAATTATAGAAGGCATTGCACGAGGTCTTGTTTATCTCCATGAAGATTCTCAGCTGAAGATTATTCACCGAGACTTGAAGGCAAGCAACATCCTTTTAGATGCAGAGATGAACCCTAAAGTTGCAGATTTTGGGACAGCGAGACTGTTTGACACCGATGAGACTCGAGCTGAAACAAAACGAATAGCTGGAACCCG TGGATATATGGCTCCTGAATACCTAAACTATGGGCAAATATCAGCTAAATCTGACGTATATAGCTTTGGTGTTGTGCTTCTTGAGATGATAAGTGGTCGAAGAAATAATAGCTTTGTGGGAGAAGGAATTGCAGCTTTT GCATGGAAGAGATGGGTGGAAGGAAGGCCTGAGATCATGATTGATCCTTTATTGGTAGAGAAGCCGTGTAATGAGATCATTAAGTTTATCCAGACTGGTCTGTTGTGTGTTCAACAGAATCCAACAAAGAGACCAACCATGAGCACTGTAATAGTTTGGCTTGGCAGTGAGAACATCACCATTCCTTTACCTACGGCTCCTGCTTTCACAAGTATTCATTCCATATATGAAGATGGTACACAATGTCAATGA
- the LOC103839596 gene encoding putative cysteine-rich receptor-like protein kinase 39 isoform X1, giving the protein MGSFPALMIILTSSILLVVEVVNGAGCYGSSNSNSIYAENRRSVFFTLADNVVNHGGFYSGLLGQYPNRVYVLGLCARDYKPTACSNCVESLVQDTATSCPDITDSFVWGSDDEDSVSCLVRSSNQAFGKLELEPSVTEIRPEIRPSINITLFMQQWEYTVNKILETATKADTSSVHKYYSTVQAEFTEFPNVSMLMQCTPDINSQDCKKCLEDCLTYFREQFRGRRGGMVSVPSCFFRWDLFPFLNAFANVIKVPALPRPQAQEKECSIPDKKGRGMHRGIITITVVLTFINVLVFIGFYKVNARRIQINKGINGCSAEYSDSDGQFMLRLDLGTILMATVDFSPENKLGQGGFGTVYKGKLLNGKEIAAKRLSRGSEGDIEFKNEVSLLTRLQHKNLVKILGFCNEGDEEILVYEFVPNSSLDRFIFDEEKRQFLTWEVRFKIIEGIARGLVYLHEDSQLKIIHRDLKASNILLDAEMNPKVADFGTARLFDTDETRAETKRIAGTRGYMAPEYLNYGQISAKSDVYSFGVVLLEMISGRRNNSFVGEGIAAFVKTFLISVFLVLSLVSLNKNISFILVQAWKRWVEGRPEIMIDPLLVEKPCNEIIKFIQTGLLCVQQNPTKRPTMSTVIVWLGSENITIPLPTAPAFTSIHSIYEDGTQCQ; this is encoded by the exons ATGGGGAGTTTCCCTGCTTTGATGATCATCCTCACTTCTTCTATTCTCTTGGTCGTCGAAGTTGTTAATGGCGCCGGATGTTACGGAAGCTCCAACAGCAACAGCATCTACGCTGAGAATCGCCGCAGTGTCTTCTTTACTCTTGCTGATAACGTCGTCAATCACGGCGGATTCTACAGCGGTTTATTGGGCCAATATCCCAACAGGGTTTACGTTCTTGGCCTCTGCGCAAGAGACTACAAGCCAACAGCTTGTTCTAATTGTGTTGAAAGCTTGGTTCAGGACACAGCAACAAGTTGTCCAGACATCACGGATTCATTTGTTTGGGGCAGTGACGATGAAGACAGTGTTTCTTGTCTTGTACGTTCCTCAAACCAGGCTTTTGGGAAACTCGAGCTTGAACCTTCTGTTACAGAGATACGTCCAGAAATCAGGCCATCTATAAACATAACCCTTTTCATGCAACAGTGGGAATACACGGTTAACAAGATCCTCGAGACTGCCACAAAAGCTGATACTTCCTCCGTACATAAGTACTATAGTACCGTACAGGCCGAGTTCACTGAGTTTCCCAATGTTTCCATGCTGATGCAATGCACACCTGACATAAATTCCCAAGACTGCAAGAAATGTTTGGAAGATTGCTTGACGTACTTTAGAGAACAGTTTCGGGGAAGACGAGGAGGCATGGTTAGTGTTCCAAGCTGTTTTTTCAGGTGGGATCTATTTCCTTTCCTTAATGCTTTTGCTAATGTTATAAAAGTTCCTGCACTTCCTCGACCTCAGGCTCAGGAAAAGGAGTGCTCTATACCAGATAAGAAAG GAAGAGGAATGCATAGGGGAATTATCACGATAACTGTGGTTCTTACTTTCATTAATGTTTTGGTATTTATTGGTTTCTACAAAGTCAATGCTCGAAGGATACAAATAAACAAGGGAATCAATG GTTGTAGTGCAGAATACTCTGACTCGGATGGTCAATTTATGTTACGGCTTGATCTTGGTACGATATTAATGGCAACCGTTGACTTTTCGCCTGAAAATAAGCTTGGCCAAGGTGGATTTGGTACGGTCTATAAG GGGAAACTACTTAACGGGAAAGAGATAGCAGCGAAGAGATTATCCAGAGGTTCAGAAGGAGATATAGAGTTTAAGAATGAAGTTTCACTCTTGACAAGACTCCAGCATAAGAATCTGGTTAAGATTCTTGGTTTCTGTAAtgaaggagatgaagagattCTTGTCTACGAGTTTGTCCCTAACTCAAGTCTTGACCGTTTTATCTTCG ATGAAGAGAAGCGTCAGTTTCTTACATGGGAAGTGAGGTTCAAAATTATAGAAGGCATTGCACGAGGTCTTGTTTATCTCCATGAAGATTCTCAGCTGAAGATTATTCACCGAGACTTGAAGGCAAGCAACATCCTTTTAGATGCAGAGATGAACCCTAAAGTTGCAGATTTTGGGACAGCGAGACTGTTTGACACCGATGAGACTCGAGCTGAAACAAAACGAATAGCTGGAACCCG TGGATATATGGCTCCTGAATACCTAAACTATGGGCAAATATCAGCTAAATCTGACGTATATAGCTTTGGTGTTGTGCTTCTTGAGATGATAAGTGGTCGAAGAAATAATAGCTTTGTGGGAGAAGGAATTGCAGCTTTTGTAAAAACATTTCTCATATCAGTCTTCTTGGTCCTTTCTCTCGTCTCCTTAAATAagaatatatcttttattttggtTCAGGCATGGAAGAGATGGGTGGAAGGAAGGCCTGAGATCATGATTGATCCTTTATTGGTAGAGAAGCCGTGTAATGAGATCATTAAGTTTATCCAGACTGGTCTGTTGTGTGTTCAACAGAATCCAACAAAGAGACCAACCATGAGCACTGTAATAGTTTGGCTTGGCAGTGAGAACATCACCATTCCTTTACCTACGGCTCCTGCTTTCACAAGTATTCATTCCATATATGAAGATGGTACACAATGTCAATGA
- the LOC103839596 gene encoding putative cysteine-rich receptor-like protein kinase 39 isoform X3 — MGSFPALMIILTSSILLVVEVVNGAGCYGSSNSNSIYAENRRSVFFTLADNVVNHGGFYSGLLGQYPNRVYVLGLCARDYKPTACSNCVESLVQDTATSCPDITDSFVWGSDDEDSVSCLVRSSNQAFGKLELEPSVTEIRPEIRPSINITLFMQQWEYTVNKILETATKADTSSVHKYYSTVQAEFTEFPNVSMLMQCTPDINSQDCKKCLEDCLTYFREQFRGRRGGMAQEKECSIPDKKGRGMHRGIITITVVLTFINVLVFIGFYKVNARRIQINKGINGCSAEYSDSDGQFMLRLDLGTILMATVDFSPENKLGQGGFGTVYKGKLLNGKEIAAKRLSRGSEGDIEFKNEVSLLTRLQHKNLVKILGFCNEGDEEILVYEFVPNSSLDRFIFDEEKRQFLTWEVRFKIIEGIARGLVYLHEDSQLKIIHRDLKASNILLDAEMNPKVADFGTARLFDTDETRAETKRIAGTRGYMAPEYLNYGQISAKSDVYSFGVVLLEMISGRRNNSFVGEGIAAFVKTFLISVFLVLSLVSLNKNISFILVQAWKRWVEGRPEIMIDPLLVEKPCNEIIKFIQTGLLCVQQNPTKRPTMSTVIVWLGSENITIPLPTAPAFTSIHSIYEDGTQCQ, encoded by the exons ATGGGGAGTTTCCCTGCTTTGATGATCATCCTCACTTCTTCTATTCTCTTGGTCGTCGAAGTTGTTAATGGCGCCGGATGTTACGGAAGCTCCAACAGCAACAGCATCTACGCTGAGAATCGCCGCAGTGTCTTCTTTACTCTTGCTGATAACGTCGTCAATCACGGCGGATTCTACAGCGGTTTATTGGGCCAATATCCCAACAGGGTTTACGTTCTTGGCCTCTGCGCAAGAGACTACAAGCCAACAGCTTGTTCTAATTGTGTTGAAAGCTTGGTTCAGGACACAGCAACAAGTTGTCCAGACATCACGGATTCATTTGTTTGGGGCAGTGACGATGAAGACAGTGTTTCTTGTCTTGTACGTTCCTCAAACCAGGCTTTTGGGAAACTCGAGCTTGAACCTTCTGTTACAGAGATACGTCCAGAAATCAGGCCATCTATAAACATAACCCTTTTCATGCAACAGTGGGAATACACGGTTAACAAGATCCTCGAGACTGCCACAAAAGCTGATACTTCCTCCGTACATAAGTACTATAGTACCGTACAGGCCGAGTTCACTGAGTTTCCCAATGTTTCCATGCTGATGCAATGCACACCTGACATAAATTCCCAAGACTGCAAGAAATGTTTGGAAGATTGCTTGACGTACTTTAGAGAACAGTTTCGGGGAAGACGAGGAGGCATG GCTCAGGAAAAGGAGTGCTCTATACCAGATAAGAAAG GAAGAGGAATGCATAGGGGAATTATCACGATAACTGTGGTTCTTACTTTCATTAATGTTTTGGTATTTATTGGTTTCTACAAAGTCAATGCTCGAAGGATACAAATAAACAAGGGAATCAATG GTTGTAGTGCAGAATACTCTGACTCGGATGGTCAATTTATGTTACGGCTTGATCTTGGTACGATATTAATGGCAACCGTTGACTTTTCGCCTGAAAATAAGCTTGGCCAAGGTGGATTTGGTACGGTCTATAAG GGGAAACTACTTAACGGGAAAGAGATAGCAGCGAAGAGATTATCCAGAGGTTCAGAAGGAGATATAGAGTTTAAGAATGAAGTTTCACTCTTGACAAGACTCCAGCATAAGAATCTGGTTAAGATTCTTGGTTTCTGTAAtgaaggagatgaagagattCTTGTCTACGAGTTTGTCCCTAACTCAAGTCTTGACCGTTTTATCTTCG ATGAAGAGAAGCGTCAGTTTCTTACATGGGAAGTGAGGTTCAAAATTATAGAAGGCATTGCACGAGGTCTTGTTTATCTCCATGAAGATTCTCAGCTGAAGATTATTCACCGAGACTTGAAGGCAAGCAACATCCTTTTAGATGCAGAGATGAACCCTAAAGTTGCAGATTTTGGGACAGCGAGACTGTTTGACACCGATGAGACTCGAGCTGAAACAAAACGAATAGCTGGAACCCG TGGATATATGGCTCCTGAATACCTAAACTATGGGCAAATATCAGCTAAATCTGACGTATATAGCTTTGGTGTTGTGCTTCTTGAGATGATAAGTGGTCGAAGAAATAATAGCTTTGTGGGAGAAGGAATTGCAGCTTTTGTAAAAACATTTCTCATATCAGTCTTCTTGGTCCTTTCTCTCGTCTCCTTAAATAagaatatatcttttattttggtTCAGGCATGGAAGAGATGGGTGGAAGGAAGGCCTGAGATCATGATTGATCCTTTATTGGTAGAGAAGCCGTGTAATGAGATCATTAAGTTTATCCAGACTGGTCTGTTGTGTGTTCAACAGAATCCAACAAAGAGACCAACCATGAGCACTGTAATAGTTTGGCTTGGCAGTGAGAACATCACCATTCCTTTACCTACGGCTCCTGCTTTCACAAGTATTCATTCCATATATGAAGATGGTACACAATGTCAATGA